A part of Haliotis asinina isolate JCU_RB_2024 chromosome 10, JCU_Hal_asi_v2, whole genome shotgun sequence genomic DNA contains:
- the LOC137298617 gene encoding uncharacterized protein, whose protein sequence is MSVDSGDIAMLVLLDLSAAFDTIDHAMLLSRLEHDYGLNDTVLKWCSSYLTDRKKFVQINKAMSRSEVLACGVPQGSVLGSNRDLTLIPMLDGRQSKMDPHHMSNTKYLIYRCAKSDLCGGWSDRLKGILMGFYISIATRRNFGIDITPLPCNLTSFLTPNSVPWNEARFEVIRDDRSAGVYNEMGKVSFISKSKTLNFTAWLKHDIAYFLANLDYVDSLKFNRVHWKEFSWMENKGRDQVFATAYKTLFSLSASLKEALSRFLSRAKPRGSSKLVWAQIRLFKNPSNPNDNKNPRGATMQDVQKIWNFFRNFSDPSAYKIFVTSDSETVMQQARKLFPSQIMESEGKVFHMELGTDRKSRCDGWKKVILDQHVLMSCDVLVLTFSGVGRVAAYVRGTPKGLYCMVEHKLIKCSPSELRPLFNVYG, encoded by the exons ATGTCTGTTGATTCTGGAGACATCGCCATGTTAGTCCTGTTAGACCTATCAGCCGCTTTCGACACCATCGACCACGCAATGTTGCTGAGTCGTTTGGAACATGACTATGGCTTGAACGACACTGTCTTGAAGTGGTGTTCATCATACCTTACAGATAGGAAAAAGTTTGTCCAAATAAATAAAGCTATGTCCCGTAGTGAAGTCCTGGCCTGTGGTGTCCCTCAAGGGTCCGTGCTAG GTTCAAATCGAGACTTGACCTTGATCCCAATGTTGGATGGGAGACAATCCAAGATGGACCCTCACCATATGTCAAACACTAAGTATCTTATATACAGGTGTGCTAAATCTGATCTCTGTGGTGGATGGTCCGATAGACTAAAGGGCATTTTAATGGGTTTCTACATCTCCATAGCAACTCGGAGAAACTTTGGTATCGACATTACACCCCTACCGTGTAACCTGACGTCATTCCTAACACCGAATTCTGTTCCCTGGAATGAAGCCAGGTTTGAAGTAATAAGAGATGACAGGTCAGCAGGTGTGTACAATGAGATGGGCAAAGTCAGTTTCATTAGCAAATCGAAAACTCTGAATTTTACCGCCTGGTTGAAACATGACATTGCATATTTTCTTGCCAATTTGGATTATGTTGATTCCCTCAAGTTCAACAGAGTTCATTGGAAAGAATTCTCATGGATGGAAAATAAGGGAAGGGACCAAGTCTTTGCCACAGCGTACAAGACTCTATTTTCTTTATCAGCATCTTTGAAAGAAGCCTTATCACGGTTTCTATCAAGAGCTAAACCAAGGGGATCATCGAAGCTCGTTTGGGCACAGATTCGACTTTTTAAAAATCCATCAAAtccaaatgacaataaaaatccTAGAGGAGCTACGATGCAAGATGTGCAAAAGATTTGGAACTTCTTTAGAAATTTTAGTGATCCGTCAGCATACAAAATATTTGTCACTTCCGACTCCGAAACTGTCATGCAACAAGCCCGGAAGTTATTTCCAAGCCAAATTATGGAAAGCGAAGGAAAGGTGTTTCATATGGAACTGGGCACTGATAGAAAATCACGGTGCGATGGATGGAAGAAGGTTATTCTGGACCAGCACGTGCTCATGTCGTGTGACGTTCTGGTGTTGACGTTTAGTGGTGTAGGGCGGGTAGCCGCTTACGTCAGAGGGACGCCGAAAGGCCTTTACTGTATGGTCGAACATAAACTGATCAAGTGTTCGCCCAGCGAACTCCGTCCGCTGTTCAATGTGTACGGATAA
- the LOC137298619 gene encoding uncharacterized protein, with amino-acid sequence METVHREILRKNYSDLVQAIQRVEEVVDKLVQFNVLTCLMKAEIMEKLSFDRARELLNMLRRRGPQAYTLFCKALEECGEIQALTLLGLETDQEMTELQDPRCHLHLGDNVYVTAKTWDDVLSIHVRKYEVYPSGMAYPTKRGIVLSLKHWMELPGAIRSIEEAVKEGKPNSQWHLGANVFVTMDSTGIEIRQCCWDNSMQSMVPRAKGILLSMDQWKKLGYCVEVMADFVPELKNMVPCMAQEDHQNQMGYLMCSFCNPSGYDMWSN; translated from the coding sequence ATGGAAACGGTTCACCGGGAGATCCTAAGGAAGAATTATTCTGATCTCGTGCAGGCCATACAGCGTGTAGAAGAGGTGGTCGACAAACTCGTGCAGTTTAACGTCCTTACCTGCCTCATGAAAGCGGAGATTATGGAGAAACTGTCCTTTGACCGGGCCAGAGAGTTACTCAACATGTTACGTAGACGAGGGCCTCAAGCATACACCCTGTTTTGCAAAGCCCTAGAGGAATGCGGGGAGATACAGGCCCTAACATTACTGGGACTTGAGACAGATCAGGAGATGACTGAACTACAGGATCCCAGATGCCATTTACATCTAGGTGACAATGTGTATGTGACAGCCAAGACATGGGACGATGTTTTGAGCATACATGTGAGAAAGTATGAAGTGTACCCGAGTGGCATGGCCTACCCAACGAAGAGGGGTATTGTATTGAGTTTGAAACACTGGATGGAACTCCCTGGAGCTATTCGATCCATTGAAGAGGCTGTCAAGGAAGGGAAACCTAACTCCCAATGGCATTTGGGAGCCAATGTGTTTGTTACCATGGATAGTACGGGGATAGAGATTCGACAGTGTTGTTGGGATAACTCTATGCAGTCTATGGTTCCTCGTGCCAAAGGTATTCTGCTGTCCATGGATCAGTGGAAGAAACTAGGTTACTGTGTGGAAGTGATGGCAGACTTTGTACCCGAACTGAAGAACATGGTTCCCTGTATGGCACAAGAGGATCATCAGAACCAGATGGGATATCTTATGTGTTCTTTTTGCAACCCTTCTGGATATGACATGTGGAGTAACTGA